A single genomic interval of Marmota flaviventris isolate mMarFla1 chromosome 14, mMarFla1.hap1, whole genome shotgun sequence harbors:
- the Prokr1 gene encoding prokineticin receptor 1: MEITTGVVDENVTNSSTSFLSVLNPYGAHTASFPFNFSYGDYDMPLDEDEDVTNSRTFFAAKIVIGMALVGIMLVCGIGNFIFIAALARSKKLRNLTNLLIANLAISDFLVAVVCCPFEMDYYVVRQLSWEHGHVLCASVNYLRTVSLYVSTNALLAIAIDRYLAIVHPLRPRMKCQTATGLIALVWTVSILVAIPSAYFTTETVLIIVKSQEKIFCGQIWPVDQQLYYKSYFLFIFGIEFLGPVVIMALCYARVSRELWFKAVPGFQTEQIRKRLRCRRKTVLVLMCILTAYVLCWAPFYGFTIVRDFFPAVFVKEKHYLTAFYIVECIAMSNSIINTLCFVTVKNNTIKYFKKIMLLHWKASYNGSKSSADLDLKTMGMPATEEVDCIRLK, from the exons ATGGAGATCACTACGGGGGTCGTGGATGAGAATGTCACCAACTCCTCCACCAGTTTCCTCTCTGTACTCAACCCCTATGGAGCCCACACAGCTTCCTTTCCATTCAACTTCAGCTATGGTGACTATGACATGCCCTTGGATGAGGATGAGGATGTGACGAACTCCCGGACATTCTTTGCTGCCAAGATTGTCATTGGCATGGCCCTGGTGGGCATCATGCTGGTCTGTGGCATTGGCAACTTCATCTTTATTGCCGCCTTAGCCCGCTCTAAGAAGCTGCGTAACCTCACTAACCTGCTCATCGCCAACCTGGCCATCTCTGACTTCCTGGTGGCTGTTGTCTGCTGCCCCTTTGAGATGGACTACTATGTGGTGCGCCAGCTCTCCTGGGAACATGGCCATGTCCTGTGTGCCTCTGTCAACTACTTGCGCACCGTCTCTCTCTATGTCTCCACCAATGCCCTGCTGGCCATCGCCATTGACAG GTATCTGGCCATTGTTCACCCACTGAGACCACGGATGAAGTGTCAAACAGCCACCGGCCTGATTGCCCTGGTGTGGACAGTGTCCATCCTCGTCGCCATCCCATCTGCGTATTTCACCACGGAGACGGTCCTCATCATTGTCAAGAGCCAGGAGAAGATCTTCTGTGGCCAGATCTGGCCGGTGGACCAGCAGCTCTACTACAAGTCCTACTTCCTCTTCATCTTTGGTATCGAGTTCTTGGGCCCGGTGGTCATCATGGCTCTGTGCTATGCCAGGGTCTCGCGCGAGCTCTGGTTCAAGGCGGTCCCCGGGTTCCAGACAGAGCAGATCCGCAAGCGGCTGCGCTGCCGTCGGAAGACCGTGCTGGTTCTCATGTGCATCCTCACCGCCTACGTGCTGTGCTGGGCGCCCTTCTACGGCTTCACCATCGTGCGTGACTTCTTCCCCGCGGTGTTTGTGAAGGAGAAGCACTATCTCACCGCCTTCTACATCGTGGAGTGCATCGCCATGAGCAACAGCATAATCAACACCCTGTGCTTCGTGACCGTCAAGAACAACACCATCAAGTACTTCAAGAAGATTATGCTGCTCCACTGGAAGGCTTCCTATAATGGAAGTAAGTCGAGCGCTGACCTTGATCTCAAAACCATGGGGATGCCTGCAACTGAAGAGGTGGACTGCATCAGACTGAAATAA